In Oryza sativa Japonica Group chromosome 2, ASM3414082v1, the following are encoded in one genomic region:
- the LOC4329032 gene encoding LRR receptor kinase SERK2-like — translation MRELRVAVLIIAVSLPSFSASDRQGDALYDMKQKLNVTGNQLSDWNQNQVNPCTWNSVICDNNNNVIQVTLAARGFAGVLSPRIGELKYLTVLSLAGNRISGGIPEQFGNLSSLTSLDLEDNLLVGEIPASLGQLSKLQLLILSDNNFNGSIPDSLAKISSLTDIRLAYNNLSGQIPGPLFQVARYNFSGNHLNCGTNFPHSCSTNMSYQSGSHSSKIGIVLGTVGGVIGLLIVAALFLFCKGRRKSHLREVFVDVAGEDDRRIAFGQLKRFAWRELQIATDNFSERNVLGQGGFGKVYKGVLPDGTKIAVKRLTDYESPGGEAAFLREVELISVAVHRNLLKLIGFCTTQTERLLVYPFMQNLSVAYRLRDFKPGEPVLNWPERKRVAIGTARGLEYLHEHCNPKIIHRDVKAANVLLDEDFEPVVGDFGLAKLVDVQKTSVTTQVRGTMGHIAPEYLSTGKSSERTDVFGYGIMLLELVTGQRAIDFSRLEEEDDVLLLDHVKKLQREGQLGSIVDRNLNQNYDDEEVEMMIQIALLCTQSSPEDRPSMSEVVRMLEGEGLAERWEEWQQVEVTRRQEYERMQRRFDWGEDSVYNQEAIELSGGR, via the exons ATGAGGGAGctgcgcgtcgccgtcctcatcATCGCGGTCTCGCTGCCGTCCTTCTCCGCGTCCGACCGCCAAG GAGATGCCTTATATGATATGAAACAAAAACTGAATGTTACTGGCAATCAGCTTTCGGATTGGAACCAAAATCAAGTCAACCCTTGTACATGGAATTCTGTAATTTGTGACAATAACAACAATGTTATTCAAGT AACATTGGCTGCTCGTGGATTTGCTGGAGTTTTGTCACCAAGAATTGGAGAACTGAAATATTTGACTGTCCT GTCCTTGGCTGGTAATAGGATTTCCGGTGGCATACCAGAGCAATTTGGTAATCTTTCTAGTTTGACAAGCTTAGATTTAGAAGACAACCTTTTGGTGGGAGAAATACCAGCTTCTCTTGGCCAGCTTTCTAAGCTCCAGTTGTT GATACTTAGTGATAATAATTTCAATGGATCAATTCCTGACAGTCTAGCAAAAATCTCAAGCTTGACTGACAT CCGGCTGGCGTACAATAATCTGTCTGGTCAGATACCTGGTCCGTTATTCCAAGTAGCACGTTACAA CTTTTCTGGTAATCACTTAAATTGTGGAACCAACTTCCCCCACTCTTGCTCAACCAACATGTCCTACCAGA GTGGATCCCATAGCTCAAAAATTGGCATAGTACTTGGAACAGTTGGAGGAGTAATAGGACTTCTCATTGTAGCTGCTCTCTTTCTGTTCTGTAAAGGGAGGAGGAAAAGCCATCTGCGGGAAGTTTTTGTGGATGTAGCAG GTGAGGATGATCGACGAATTGCATTTGGCCAGCTCAAGAGATTTGCATGGCGAGAACTACAAATCGCGACGGATAATTTCAGTGAAAGAAATGTTCTCGGGCAGGGAGGTTTTGGTAAAGTTTACAAAGGTGTTCTTCCAGATGGTACTAAGATTGCTGTAAAACGATTGACTGATTATGAAAGTCCTGGTGGTGAGGCCGCCTTCTTGCGTGAGGTGGAGCTGATTAGTGTTGCAGTTCACCGCAATCTTCTAAAATTGATTGGCTTCTGCACAACACAAACAGAGCGCCTCCTGGTATATCCATTCATGCAGAATTTGAGTGTTGCCTACCGATTGCGAG ATTTTAAGCCTGGAGAACCTGTCTTAAACTGGCCAGAAAGAAAACGGGTGGCCATTGGTACAGCACGTGGACTAGAATATCTGCATGAACACTGCAACCCAAAGATCATACACCGTGATGTCAAAGCGGCGAATGTCTTGCTTGATGAGGACTTTGAACCTGTTGTTGGTGATTTTGGACTAGCGAAGCTAGTGGATGTGCAGAAGACATCTGTCACTACTCAAGTCCGTGGAACAATGGGTCACATAGCACCTGAATATCTATCCACAGGGAAGTCATCAGAGAGAACTGATGTTTTTGGCTACGGGATCATGCTTCTTGAGCTTGTGACTGGCCAGCGTGCCATTGACTTCTCACGCTTGGAGGAAGAGGACGATGTTCTATTGCTCGATCAT GtaaagaagctacaaagagaaGGGCAGCTAGGATCCATTGTGGACCGCAACCTGAACCAGAATTATGACGACGAGGAAGTTGAGATGATGATACAGATAGCATTGCTGTGCACACAGTCATCGCCCGAGGATCGGCCATCCATGTCAGAGGTGGTTCGGATGCTAGAAGGCGAGGGGCTGGCGGAGCGGTGGGAGGAGTGGCAGCAGGTGGAGGTGACAAGGAGGCAGGAGTACGAGCGGATGCAGCGGCGGTTCGACTGGGGAGAGGACTCTGTCTACAACCAGGAAGCAATAGAGTTGTCTGGAGGTAGATGA